In one Solanum lycopersicum chromosome 11, SLM_r2.1 genomic region, the following are encoded:
- the LAX3 gene encoding auxin transporter-like protein 3, which translates to MASEKVETVIAGNYLEMEREGEETNSNNSVRNKLSNFFWHGGSVYDAWFSCSSNQVAQVLLTLPYSFSQLGMLSGILFQLFYGLMGSWTAYLISVLYVEYRTRKEREKVDFRNHVIQWFEVLDGLLGKHWRNIGLFFNCTFLLFGSVIQLIACASNIYYINDNLDKRTWTYIFGACCATTVFIPSFHNYRIWSFVGLLMTTYTAWYLTIASLLNGQVEGVKHSGPTTMVLYFTGATNILYTFGGHAVTVEIMHAMWKPQKFKTIYLIATIYVLTLTLPSASAVYWAFGDALLTHSNALALLPKTKFRDSAVILMLIHQFITFGFACTPLYFVWEKFIRVHETKSLFKRAMARLPVVIPIWFLAIIFPFFGPINSSVGSLLVSFTVYIIPALAHMLTFASPSARENAVEQPPSFLGRWVGLYCTNIFVVAWVFIVGFGFGGWASMVNFVHQINTFGLFTKCYQCPPHKA; encoded by the exons ATGGCTTCTGAGAAAGTTGAGACAGTTATTGCTGGTAATTATTTGGAAATGgaaagagaaggagaagaaacaaattcaaataattcTGTGAGAAACAaattatccaattttttttggcaTGGTGGATCTGTTTATGATGCATGGTTTAGTTGTTCTTCTAACCAg GTTGCTCAAGTGTTACTTACACTTCCATATTCATTTTCACAACTTGGAATGTTATCTGGAATTTTGTTCCAACTTTTCTATGGTTTGATGGGAAGCTGGACTGCTTATCTTATAAGTGTGCTCTATGTTGAGTACAGAActagaaaagaaagagaaaaagttgACTTCAGAAATCATGTTATTCAG tggtttgaagttcttgatggaCTACTAGGAAAACATTGGAGAAATATTGGCCTCTTTTTTAATTGCACTTTTCTTCTATTTGGATCAGTCATTCAACTAATTGCATGTGCAAG taacatatattatattaatgacAATCTTGATAAGAGAACTTGGACTTATATATTTGGAGCATGTTGTGCTACAACAGTGTTCATTCCTTCATTCCACAATTACAGAATTTGGTCATTTGTAGGCCTTCTTATGACTACTTACACTGCATGGTATCTTACCATAGCTTCTCTTCTCAATGGACAG GTTGAGGGAGTGAAGCACTCAGGACCAACAACAATGGTTCTCTACTTCACTGGGGCTACAAACATTCTTTACACCTTTGGTGGCCATGCTGTCACAGT GGAAATAATGCATGCAATGTGGAAGCCACAAAAGTTCAAGACAATATATTTGATAGCAACAATTTATGTGTTAACACTAACATTGCCATCAGCAAGTGCAGTGTATTGGGCTTTTGGAGATGCACTTCTCACCCACTCTAATGCTTTGGCTTTGTTGCCAAAGACTAAATTTAGAGACTCTGCTGTCATtctcatgcttattcatcag TTTATTACATTTGGATTTGCATGTACCCCATTGTACTTTGTATGGGAGAAGTTCATTAGAGTTCATGAGACAAAGAGCTTATTTAAAAGAGCAATGGCAAGACTCCCTGTGGTTATTCCAATATGGTTTTTGGCAATTATTTTCCCATTCTTTGGGCCTATCAACTCCTCTGTTGGATCTCTTCTTGTTAGCTTCACAGTCTACATTATTCCTGCCTTAGCACACATGCTTACTTTTGCTTCACCATCAGCTAGAGAG AACGCGGTGGAGCAACCACCATCATTCTTGGGAAGGTGGGTTGGGTTATATTGTACCAACATATTTGTTGTGGCATGGGTTTTTATTGTTGGTTTTGGATTTGGAGGGTGGGCAAGTATGGTCAATTTTGTACATCAAATTAACACTTTTGGACTCTTCACTAAGTGTTATCAATGCCCTCCACATAAGGCTTGA